CGGATTTATTTATTGTTGTATGGTTCTAAAAGTTAGATTAATTCTTGGTTCAAGTACTTTTTTAGTGGGTGGTAATCGGTGTAACCAGTGCTTTTGCGTTTCACCTTTCATCACTAATAAACTAGCTGGCTTTAACTGTAATGAAATCATTTCTTTATTTGTTTTATGTTTAAAAGCAAACTTACGTTCCGCACCAAAGCTTAATGAAGCAATCGCGCCATTATCTTTAAGGTCTGTTTCGCCGTCACTATGCCAAGCCATGCCTTCAGCTCCGCTATGATACAAATTAAGCAAACACGAATTATAGGTTTCATTCGTTTTCTGCTCTACGAGTTCTTTCAAATAATGAAGATTAGGCGTCCAAGGTAACGAATATTTAGTCGTATTTGAGTAGGTATAACTAAAGGGCTCTTTTTGACCTGAATCACCGTACCAAGCCACCTTTCGCTTAGTTTCAATTAATTTTCCAAGAATGATAGCTTGATCACAGCGCCAATCTACTTCGTCTAATAAGCGGTTAAAATAAAAATCAGCCTCTGTTAGCGACATTACTTCACCGTAAAAATTAACAACGCCATCTTGAGGCAGAATATTTATAGGCTCCGCTAAAAATGCATCGAATAAGTTCATGATCCCCCTCACACAACAACTGTAAAAATAAACAGTACCATGGTATTCATACATCATCAAAATTTTTTAGCTGTATATCGTTATTTAAATACGATAATTGAGTAACTTTCCATTAATAAACCTAAAGCAAGCTAAAGATTTATCCATGACTCTTTTTTTCGTTGATAATATCTTTATAATGAATTGTATAAAATAGAAAATCCCCTTCAAACCTATAACAGCAAACAATGGCATAAAATAATGGCAATTGAATACAAAACTCGTACCCAGCTCGTTGTGGAAGTTTTACGTGAAAAAATACTTAGTGGGGAAATAATTGCTGGCCAACCACTGCGTCAAGCCGCGTTAGCAGAAGAATTAAACGTTAGTCGTATTCCTGTACGAGAAGCATTATTACAACTTGAAGCTGAAGGTTTAGTCTCATTTGAGCCGCATAAAGGCGCAAGTGCTACTAGCTTAAACCTTGATCAAGTTGATGAATTATTTGAATTAAGAGCAATGATTGAAGGTGACTTACTTGCCGCATCTTTGGTAAATATCACTGATGAAGCTTTAATAGAAGCCAATGAATTATTAATTAAACTTGATAGCGCTCTAGGTAAGGAAAATGCAGCAAATACCTGGAGCGAGTTAAATTCAAGCTTTCATAATTGCTTGTATTCTGGCGCTAAACGACCGCAAACTTCTGATTTAGTGAATATTCTAAATAAAAATGCAGACCGATATATACGTATGCATTTATTGTGGGCTGGCGGTATTTCTAAAGCAGGTCCTGAACATGCCGAATTATTAGCTTTTTGTCAGGCGCGCGATATAGATAATGCTGTAGCAAAATTAAAACAACACATTCTTAGCTCTAGAGATGAAATTAAAGCATTTTTAGTGCAACGTGAATCAGGAAAAGTTTAATTTTTGATAGCTAAGCTGAATTTATTTATTATTTAAATAAGCTAAACAAGCCTTTACTAGCGCTAAGGCTTTCAGCGTTGACAGTTACGGAACGTTTTACTTTCTGATAAAATTAATTGTAAATAGTAAAAGTCACACATTATTTTCAACCATAGTTTTTATTTTATCAGCCTTCTCAAAATGATCTAACTGATGTGTTTGAATCCACCAAGTTGCCACTTCCATTAAAAGCGCTGGATTATCATTTTTATTAGCAAAAAAAGCATAAAATGATAATCCAACATTATTGCCTTTACTGGCTATTTTTTTATCACAAACGTCTATTATTTTTTGTCTTAATTCTATTTCCATCATTTACTATCCTTTTTTATAATGAATTTAGCATTGTAAACAGAATAAGACAGCGCTAACAACAAACAGATACCGGCCGGAACCATAAGTGCATAAAACCGGAAAAGACTAAAAAGATAGGCACCACAAGAGCCGCCAACAATAAATCCAAGAATAATTAACAAAAACAAAAGTCCCTTTCTTTTATCAAAATATTCTCCTCTTAATTTAGAGCCTATCATAATTCCTAAATCGGTAAATATCCCCGTTACATGCGTTGTTCTAATAACAGCACCACTATAAGTTGTTGCTAAGGCATTCTGTAATCCACAAGCCGCTGAAGCTAAATAATGTCCGAGCGAATAATTGTCTGATAAGAAATAAATAGAGCCGAACAAAAATATAGACTCTAACAATAATAACCCACTGTAATTACGTCCTAGCTTTAACGAACCACTACGTATGAAGTAGCCCGAAATTACCGAGCCAAAAAGAAAGCTAAGCATAACCAAAGCCAAATGAGTTACATCAGAAAAATCTGAATTGATAATGCCAGTGCCAAAAAGTGTTGCTGTGCCTGACAAATGAGACACTGATTGGTGTTTAAAGCCTAACAACCCAATAGAGTTAACAAGTCCTGCAACCAGTGCAAGTATAAATGAACCATATTCTACCCAGCGAGGTAATTTCGAAATCACGGTAATCCTTTTGGCTGTTAGTCCTGTCAATAAAGTAGTAAGTTACAATGGGAAGGTGATATTTTTAGATCATTTTTAAAACCGAATCTGTGGCAGATTCAATTGTTAGCGATTCTGTCGATTTAGTGCCATATTCTTTTTGCACCTAATAACTATTGCTGTTTTTTCTGCGTTAGATTTATTCATCCAACCTGTAATTTCCATTTTGGATCTACAGCATCCTATACAAATATCATTTTCATCTAAGCCACATTGGCCTACACAAGGAGTTATTATATTGTTCTTATTTACCATAATCATATTTATAAGACTTAACGATTGAAAGCAGCAAATAGTACTAATCTAATACCCTTAGTAACTATAAGCATTGAACTTTACCATTAAGTGTCAGCCACCTGTATTTATTTAATGTATTGTAGCATTTAGCTTTATTTATTTTTGGCTAAATTTTTAATACACCAACACTATTTAACCAATCATATGCTTGCTCTATGTTGTCACAAAAATTTGTTTCAACATTCGTTAAGGCCGTGTGACTATCTTCCATTAACACTTGTTGAAGAGACATACTACAAATAACCGCTTCATATTTTTGATTATTAATATTTCCCCATTCATTTAATTTATTAATTTCATCCCACATATCTGGCGTAGACAATTCCCATTGACTTAAATCTACTAAACACCCCCACGGTTTATCTTTAATGCTTTCAACATGTTCTTTGTATTCTCGACAAAGCCTTATCACTGTTTCAAGATTCCAAGCATCAAAACATTTAATAATTAATGTTTGATCAATTACTTCTATTTTAAAAGAACCATGTTCTTGCATTAGTACTCCTTAACACTCATAAAGCCCCATTTAACAGGCTAAAGATTGAAAAACTAACAACCTGTCAGTTTTCTGTATTTGCTTATTTATGCTTCTTTTATACTTATCTAAGAACTAAACATTGCAGTGCTGTAATACGATTAACTTCTGAAAATGGATATTAATAACAATTATGTAAATATTACCAAGTATATAATACTTACATAATTAGAGGTTTTACTCAAACTTGGATTCAAATAATAAGTGCATAACTTGAATAAGTAGAAAAATTGGTCAGCTGAATATATGTTAATCGCTTTTTCTCTGGCAAGAGATACAACAATGAAAACATATAAACAACTGACCTATGAAGAACGACGCCAGATTTATGCCTTAAATAAAAGTGCTATAAGTCAAAATAAAATTGCAGCGCTGCTCAGTGTTAGTCAATCAACGATTAGTAGAGAGTTATCTCGAAATACAGGATCACGCGGTCATCATATTAAATAAACCCACAAGCTAGCGCTATATCATGTAACTGATATACCGAAAAAACTCAAGCCCCCCCCCCCAAGTAATTTACCGTATTAAGCAAACCCAAAAATAGCGCGATAGCGTAGAATTTATGCATCGAAAGCACTCAAGATGACACCCCAAGTTATTGAGCTTATCAATCTAAAACTCAATAAAAAATGGAGTCCGGAACAAATTTCGGGTTGGCTCGAACTCAATGAATCATTCACTATTAGCCATGAAACTGTTTATCAAGATATCTGGCGGGATAACCAACGAGGTGACATGCTTTTCACCGCTTTACGTAGAAAATGCAAAAAGTATCAATCTCCTCATAAAAATAAACAATCAGGACGAGGATTTATCAAAAATCGCGTGAGTATTGATGAACGTCCACAAGTGGTTGATGATAGGAGTAGAATTGGTGATTGGAAAATTGATCTTGTTAAATGTTAAAACCCTTTCAAAAAGTAGTGAGCACAATCACAGCCGATAATGGTAAAGAATTAGATTATCATCAAGAAATGACGATAAAATTAGGTTGTGATGTTTATTTTGCGGATCCTTATTGCTCATGGCAACGAGAATTAAATGAAAATACTAATGGCTTGTTAAGGCAATATTGACCAAAATCCACAGAATTCAAGAAGGTAGTTCAATCAGAAGGTGGAAGCGGCCATAGTCCAGCTTAATAATAGACCGAGAAATAAGTTACATTATAAAACTCCAGCTCAATTAATGACTGAGCACATGGTAGCTATAATTACTTAACGGTTATGCACTTTGAGATTGAATCTGCCAAACCAAAAAAACTAATCTTTGGTTAACTATTTTTGAACCTTGTTTATAATACTGATGCTAGACAAAACATCTAAAAATTAACAACGTAATATTAGCAACTTATTATATTCAACAATAACTAAAGGCAATTATTAATGTTATCCACTTTTTTTAAAACAAAACCCGTTATTGATGAAACAAGCAAAGCATGGATTTTTGATACCTTTGCTTGGTGTATTGCTGAACTCGATGGTGAATTTTTCAAACATGACAGTAAATTAGTATTACCCAATAACACCTTCTATCCCGGTAGTTCAAATAGTGTAGAAGAAATGGCTAATACTATTTTTTCTAATACGATGAAGTATGCGGGAATGACCGCATGGCCAATAAAATTAGTGCCTGCTGAGCGCTTTATTCAAAAACCAATGCCACAACTATTATTTGCATCAAGACTTCGTGGTGAAAGCTGTAATATTAGTTGTAAAGTAAACAGCATGAATGACTCAACACCGGCTATCGACATTGCTTTTCATGTAAGCCAACTTAATCAACCTCAAGACTTAATAGCTTATTTGGTACAAATACAGACAGGTATTTTGGTGCATCAACATAACGCTATTCATTATGACGCTAACAATTCAACAAACACCTATGCCCCTGGCGGCAAAGAAGTATTGCCACAAACAATTGATTTAGTCGCTTGTTTTATGGGGTTTGGTGTTATTTTTGCTAATACAGCTTATCAATTTAAAGGTGGTTGCGGTTCATGTAACAACCGCAACCTAAACCGACAATCAGCACTACCCGAGCTAGAAACAGTTTACGCACTAGCGCTATTTTGTGTAATAAAGGGAATTGAAGTTAAACAGGTAAAAAAGGAACTAAAATCTCACCTATATAAACATTTTCGACAAGCCCACAAAGAAATATCACAGTATTTACAAGAAACAGATAACCCTGAACACATGAAATTACTGATAGCTCACGATAAATAAAAGAATGCATATTAATAGAGCGCTCAATACTCTTTAGCGCTTCCACAATACGTTTATTAATGCGCCTACCATGATTAATCCACCACCAACAATGGTGGTCGTCATAGGAACTTCGCTAAAGTACGTCCAACCTATAAATACTGAGAACAGTACTTGTACATAAGAGTATGCTGTTGCTTTGTTAGCATCAGCACAATGTAATGCTTTGGTTAGTCCTACTTGACCTACTTGGGTAAATATTCCCACAAAAATCAATAGCATTATCGCTGTTAAGCTAGGCACCACAAAGTCACCACCCAACATAATCATTGAAACAGGAAAAGCCACGAGAGGAAAGTAGAATATGATTACTGAACTATCCTCAGTTACCGTTAATTTCTTAACCAAAATATAAGCAACGGCACTACCAAAAGCCCCCAAAATCCCAGCACTAATGCTTAACCATGAGTATTGTATGCTAGGGTTTAAGAGTAAGTTAGGTTGCGCTAAACTTTCCTGAGCTAAGTTAGGATAAATGATGATCAACAAGCCAAGCAAGCTGATCACAATACAAGCGACAGTTGATCGTTGTATCGTTTCTTTTAAAAACCACAACGCCATAATCGCGGTAAACACAGGGTGTAAGTATTGTAATAACGTTGCTTCAGCTAACGGTAAAGTAGTTACCGCATAATAAACAAACATCAACGCAAAGGTTCCAACGGTACCCCGGGCAATTAACAGCGGCTTATTGTTACCCCATAGCGGAATATTTTTACGTTTAACATCAACATAGCTAATCACGGCTGAAACAATTGCTCTTGCTGCAACAATTTCAAAAACAGGAATACCTAAAGTACTCACTTCTTTTACACAAGCAGCCATTAAGGAAAAACCTAATGCTGATAGCAACATAAACCAAACACTCATTGGCACTGAATTTTTTAGGGTTATAAACATTAATTGTTGTACTCAGGTAATAAAATAGAAAGATGACCAACTGTTCAAATTTACTAAACAACGACATGTGATTTAGAAAGAACCCAATTGCGATAATTTATCTCGTATCGCTTGATATCGTTGTTGTTCACATGAAGCAAAACCTGATAGCTGTCTGACTTTATTGCGTCCAAAAATAGGTACTGTCATACCAGCAAAAAAACGACAGTAACTTTCTAACGTTAATGGCACCGTAATTTTGTTCGCTAAATGATTTTTCAACGCAGCAGCATCCGACATTAATACTTCATCACTGGGCCATGGTGACTGCGCTGAATGTTCAAGGTGAGCCACATTCCCTTTGCATACGCTACAATGTCCACAGATTACGGGTGCTTGTTTATCATCAAAATAACAACTTAAATTATAGCTTAAACACTTATCAAGTTGAAAAAATCGCACAAGAGCAGCAATTCGCTTAATTTCTTTTTGCTCTTTATCGAGAAAGTAATTATATAGGCTTGTTGCTAACGTAGGATCGTTAAGTTCATGACTATTAACCTTAAACACCTCTGTCATACGTGAAGTTTCTAACACAATCAATTGTTGTTCTTGCAAGTATTCTAGCGCCGCAATAACACGATTTCGCTCAATTGATTTGTCTTGTAATAACGTATCAAAGTTTAAGCTGCCCCAAACTTTTTTAAAGGCTGTGGCTTTGAATACCGTTGATAAAAAGTTGCGCCTTTGCTCATTAAACCCTGCCAACATCTGCTCAAGCGGTTGTAGGAGTTTGATTTTAAAATCTGCAAAATAGGCATACATAGGTTCAATCACGCCAGCAATCTCTAACTGAACCAATATAGTTTTTAACGGTAATTGCTTAATATTACTGGCATTGGACAGTGGTAATAGCTGTAATTCCCACTTACTCTCATATTGGGTAATTTGAGTTTCAGCTTTAATATTATCAATAATGCACTCTATACCACCCAGCTCAGGCGTATCACCATAAACAAAGTTCTCTACGGTATTTAATCCATCTAAATTTGCTAAAGTAACGCAGTGTGATAGCTCACCATCACGCCCTGCTCTGCCTATTTCTTGAGAGTAATTTTCGATAGATTTTGGTAAATCGTAGTGAAAGACAAAACGAATGTCACTTTTATCTATGCCCATACCAAAGGCAATAGTCGCAACAATAACCTGTATATTACCTGCCATAAAATCAGCTTGAATTTGACTGCGATTATCACTGTCAAACCCAGCATGATAAGCGCAAGCATTAACACCTGATTGCTGTAAATATGCCGCCACTTGTTCAGCTGTGTGCTGTAACGTAACATACACAATACCGCTATTTTGGCCGGCACTAGAGTAACGCTGTATTTGCTCAACTAACACTGTGTTTTTATTAGCGCTACTAACCGGCAATACCACTAAATCCAGGTTATGACGATAAAAACCAGTTTGAACAATATGTTGATCGTTAATGGCAAATTTTTCGGCCATATCTAACTTTACTTTTTTTGTCGCTGTTGCGGTTAACAATAGCGTTAATGGAATATTCAACTCTTTACGATAACTAGGCAGTTTTAAATAGTCAGGTCTAAAGTTATGACCCCATTCGGAAATGCAATGCGCTTCGTCTACCACTAACATTGAAACCGGCACCGATTGAATAAATTGCCTAAAACGCTCGTTCTTAAAACGCTCTACTGACACCATTAATATTTTAATTTCACCATTACGCACCGCAGTCATAACGTCCTGTGTTTGACTACCTTTTAAAGTGGAATCGATACTCGCGGCAGCAATACCTTTACTCGCTAAAAAAGCTAATTGATCTTTCATCAAGGCTAACAATGGCGAGACAACAAGCGTTAAATTGGGCAAGTGCAACGCTGTTAATTGATAACACAAACTTTTACCTGAGCCGGTAGGAAATATTGATAACGTTGATTGCCCAGCTAACAGCTGCTCAATCGTTTGCTTTTGTCCTAAACGAAATTGCTCAAAGCCAAAAATTGTATCAAGTGTTTCTAGCGGCGAATTTTGATTAATTCCGTTCATCGTTAACATTCCAATATAAATAATTTACTAACAAAAATTATAGCCCTATCATTGTTTTTAACACTAAAAAAATAAAGCACTAAGTATTTAAACAGTATGACATAAAGCGCACTTTGACTGAATGACTTTAACAAACACCTTCACAAAACAGCAGGATTAAAATCATTAATATCGCGTTATATAAATTTTATTTAATTTAACAAAACACCTCATTATTTAGTCGTAAATATAAGCCTATCTGTCGATAATTCATTGCATTAATTATTAAAATATAGGCAAACTGTTTAAATATAATTTCTAATAAAAGAGCCATCAAATGCTATCAAAAAAATCTATACTCGTTATTGCTATATCGAGTGCCTTATTAAGTGCTTGTTCGCAGCCTATAACAAGTAACGCAAGTACTTCAGTTGAACAAAGCAGTGCTAATGTAGCCATATCTGAATCAGAAAAAGCGAACCAATTATTTGATAGTATTTTCAAGGCAAGCATTGACCGTAATCCTGTTATGCAGACGTATCTTGGTATTAAAAAAGATTACGATAAATGGAATGACTTGTCTGAAGAAAATAGCGCAATTGAATTAGCTTTTGACAAAGCCGATTTAGAAAAAATTAAAACAATTGATACGGATAAATTAGATCCTCAAACATTGATTAGCTATCGCCTTTATGTTCAAAAGCTAGAAAACAGCATCAATGACTATAAATGGCGTTTTCATAATTATCCTGTTAATCAAATGTTTGGCACCCACTCACAAATTCCTGCTTTTTTAATTAACCAGCATTCAATTAGTAATATAAAAGAAGCACAAGACTATATAGCCCGTGTAAAAGGTGCTAAAAAGTTAATAGCCCAACTTGTTACTCAACTTAAATTAAGAGAAGACAAAGGAATAATTGCTCCTAAATTTGTTTTTGAGCATGTCATTCGTGACGCTAATAATATATTAGTAGGCGCACCATTTTCTGATGGTAAAGACAGTACAATTTTAGCTGACTTCACTGGCAAAATTAATAAATTAGAAATTACTAACGAAGAAAAAAGCTCATTGTTATCAGGTATTAAAACAGCATTAAACAACGAATTAAAATTTGGCTATGAACAATTAATTAGTTACTTAACGGCGTTAGAGAAGAAGGCCGATAATCGTGACGGTGCTTGGAAGTTTCCAAATGGTGAAGACTTTTATAATAATGCTTTAAAACGCACAACCACTACTGATCTTACTTCTGATGAGATTCATCAAATTGGTTTAAATGAAGTTGACCGAATTCATAATGAAATGCGTTTAATTATGGAAAAAGTCGGTTTTGAAGGCGATTTAGCCGCATTTTTTGATTTCATGAGAAACAGCAAGCAATTTTATTACGCTGGAGACGAAGCAGGACGTCAGCAATATTTAGATGAAGCAGTTGCTTTAATTGACGATATGAAAGGCCGCCTAGACAGCTTGTTTTTAAGTAAACCTAAAGCCGAATTGAAGGTTAAAGCCGTTGAAGCCTTTAGAGAAAAGTCTGCGGGTAAAGCATTTTATCAACAACCCGCGCCTGACGGATCTCGCCCTGGTGTTTATTATGCAAACCTTTACGACATGGAAGCCATGCCAACTTATCAAATGGCGGCTTTAGCTTACCATGAAGGTATTCCTGGGCATCATATGCAAATCGCGATAAAACAAGAATTAACGGGCATTCCTATGTTCAGAAAGTTTGGACGCTATACTGCTCATACTGAAGGTTGGGGATTATATTCAGAAATGATCCCAAAAGAAATTGGCTTATACCAAGACCCATATTCTGACTTTGGTCGTTTAGCTATGGAGCTATGGCGTGCATGTAGATTAGTGGTTGATACT
The sequence above is a segment of the Colwellia sp. 20A7 genome. Coding sequences within it:
- a CDS encoding alpha-ketoglutarate-dependent dioxygenase AlkB family protein; its protein translation is MNLFDAFLAEPINILPQDGVVNFYGEVMSLTEADFYFNRLLDEVDWRCDQAIILGKLIETKRKVAWYGDSGQKEPFSYTYSNTTKYSLPWTPNLHYLKELVEQKTNETYNSCLLNLYHSGAEGMAWHSDGETDLKDNGAIASLSFGAERKFAFKHKTNKEMISLQLKPASLLVMKGETQKHWLHRLPPTKKVLEPRINLTFRTIQQ
- a CDS encoding GntR family transcriptional regulator, producing MAIEYKTRTQLVVEVLREKILSGEIIAGQPLRQAALAEELNVSRIPVREALLQLEAEGLVSFEPHKGASATSLNLDQVDELFELRAMIEGDLLAASLVNITDEALIEANELLIKLDSALGKENAANTWSELNSSFHNCLYSGAKRPQTSDLVNILNKNADRYIRMHLLWAGGISKAGPEHAELLAFCQARDIDNAVAKLKQHILSSRDEIKAFLVQRESGKV
- a CDS encoding DUF6500 family protein, whose amino-acid sequence is MEIELRQKIIDVCDKKIASKGNNVGLSFYAFFANKNDNPALLMEVATWWIQTHQLDHFEKADKIKTMVENNV
- a CDS encoding YoaK family protein, giving the protein MISKLPRWVEYGSFILALVAGLVNSIGLLGFKHQSVSHLSGTATLFGTGIINSDFSDVTHLALVMLSFLFGSVISGYFIRSGSLKLGRNYSGLLLLESIFLFGSIYFLSDNYSLGHYLASAACGLQNALATTYSGAVIRTTHVTGIFTDLGIMIGSKLRGEYFDKRKGLLFLLIILGFIVGGSCGAYLFSLFRFYALMVPAGICLLLALSYSVYNAKFIIKKDSK
- a CDS encoding DUF1289 domain-containing protein, with the translated sequence MIMVNKNNIITPCVGQCGLDENDICIGCCRSKMEITGWMNKSNAEKTAIVIRCKKNMALNRQNR
- a CDS encoding helix-turn-helix domain-containing protein, which translates into the protein MKTYKQLTYEERRQIYALNKSAISQNKIAALLSVSQSTISRELSRNTGSRGHHIK
- a CDS encoding IS30 family transposase, whose amino-acid sequence is MTPQVIELINLKLNKKWSPEQISGWLELNESFTISHETVYQDIWRDNQRGDMLFTALRRKCKKYQSPHKNKQSGRGFIKNRVSIDERPQVVDDRSRIGDWKIDLVKC
- a CDS encoding IS30 family transposase; translated protein: MLKPFQKVVSTITADNGKELDYHQEMTIKLGCDVYFADPYCSWQRELNENTNGLLRQY
- a CDS encoding DMT family transporter, giving the protein MFITLKNSVPMSVWFMLLSALGFSLMAACVKEVSTLGIPVFEIVAARAIVSAVISYVDVKRKNIPLWGNNKPLLIARGTVGTFALMFVYYAVTTLPLAEATLLQYLHPVFTAIMALWFLKETIQRSTVACIVISLLGLLIIIYPNLAQESLAQPNLLLNPSIQYSWLSISAGILGAFGSAVAYILVKKLTVTEDSSVIIFYFPLVAFPVSMIMLGGDFVVPSLTAIMLLIFVGIFTQVGQVGLTKALHCADANKATAYSYVQVLFSVFIGWTYFSEVPMTTTIVGGGLIMVGALINVLWKR
- a CDS encoding RecQ family ATP-dependent DNA helicase, whose product is MNGINQNSPLETLDTIFGFEQFRLGQKQTIEQLLAGQSTLSIFPTGSGKSLCYQLTALHLPNLTLVVSPLLALMKDQLAFLASKGIAAASIDSTLKGSQTQDVMTAVRNGEIKILMVSVERFKNERFRQFIQSVPVSMLVVDEAHCISEWGHNFRPDYLKLPSYRKELNIPLTLLLTATATKKVKLDMAEKFAINDQHIVQTGFYRHNLDLVVLPVSSANKNTVLVEQIQRYSSAGQNSGIVYVTLQHTAEQVAAYLQQSGVNACAYHAGFDSDNRSQIQADFMAGNIQVIVATIAFGMGIDKSDIRFVFHYDLPKSIENYSQEIGRAGRDGELSHCVTLANLDGLNTVENFVYGDTPELGGIECIIDNIKAETQITQYESKWELQLLPLSNASNIKQLPLKTILVQLEIAGVIEPMYAYFADFKIKLLQPLEQMLAGFNEQRRNFLSTVFKATAFKKVWGSLNFDTLLQDKSIERNRVIAALEYLQEQQLIVLETSRMTEVFKVNSHELNDPTLATSLYNYFLDKEQKEIKRIAALVRFFQLDKCLSYNLSCYFDDKQAPVICGHCSVCKGNVAHLEHSAQSPWPSDEVLMSDAAALKNHLANKITVPLTLESYCRFFAGMTVPIFGRNKVRQLSGFASCEQQRYQAIRDKLSQLGSF
- a CDS encoding DUF885 domain-containing protein — encoded protein: MLSKKSILVIAISSALLSACSQPITSNASTSVEQSSANVAISESEKANQLFDSIFKASIDRNPVMQTYLGIKKDYDKWNDLSEENSAIELAFDKADLEKIKTIDTDKLDPQTLISYRLYVQKLENSINDYKWRFHNYPVNQMFGTHSQIPAFLINQHSISNIKEAQDYIARVKGAKKLIAQLVTQLKLREDKGIIAPKFVFEHVIRDANNILVGAPFSDGKDSTILADFTGKINKLEITNEEKSSLLSGIKTALNNELKFGYEQLISYLTALEKKADNRDGAWKFPNGEDFYNNALKRTTTTDLTSDEIHQIGLNEVDRIHNEMRLIMEKVGFEGDLAAFFDFMRNSKQFYYAGDEAGRQQYLDEAVALIDDMKGRLDSLFLSKPKAELKVKAVEAFREKSAGKAFYQQPAPDGSRPGVYYANLYDMEAMPTYQMAALAYHEGIPGHHMQIAIKQELTGIPMFRKFGRYTAHTEGWGLYSEMIPKEIGLYQDPYSDFGRLAMELWRACRLVVDTGIHTKKWTRDQGITYYVTNTPNAKSDAVKMVERHVVMPSQATAYKIGMLKILTLREGAKKALGDKFDIREFHEVILRNGPVPLNVLTQLVNEYIEEKKA